Proteins encoded together in one Pantoea sp. CCBC3-3-1 window:
- a CDS encoding UPF0149 family protein has protein sequence MQQGPLTADELEWLDDILMNHGNDDAVIDASELDGLLTAALTGPGQIKPEDLQAAIWGGKGHDPEWASPQDHQRFVDLVSQHMNDIAERLRDYPDQFDPLFGTSTEQGQEVTIVEEWCIGYLKGMTLKDWSSLPDNLQPALEAIELHGREENHARFEQMSAEAFEQSLDAIRQAALNLYADWPLH, from the coding sequence ATGCAACAAGGACCACTGACGGCGGACGAACTGGAGTGGCTGGACGATATCCTGATGAACCACGGCAATGATGATGCGGTTATCGACGCATCGGAGCTGGATGGTTTACTGACCGCCGCGCTTACCGGGCCTGGGCAGATCAAGCCAGAAGATTTACAGGCCGCGATCTGGGGCGGTAAAGGGCACGATCCGGAATGGGCATCGCCTCAGGATCATCAGCGCTTTGTCGATCTGGTCTCTCAGCATATGAACGATATTGCTGAACGCCTGCGCGATTATCCCGACCAGTTTGACCCGCTATTTGGCACCAGTACTGAGCAGGGTCAGGAAGTGACCATCGTTGAAGAGTGGTGTATTGGCTATCTGAAAGGGATGACGTTAAAAGACTGGTCGTCTTTGCCGGATAATCTTCAGCCCGCGCTGGAAGCGATTGAACTGCATGGTCGCGAAGAAAATCACGCCCGGTTCGAACAGATGTCCGCCGAAGCGTTTGAACAAAGCCTTGATGCTATCCGTCAGGCGGCGCTGAACCTGTACGCTGACTGGCCGCTGCATTAA